From one [Ruminococcus] lactaris ATCC 29176 genomic stretch:
- a CDS encoding HAD family hydrolase produces MEIKHLLFDLDGTLLPMVQEEFVKFYMPLLAKAYLEAGVRIDPKKFIGAVWKGYEAMVKNDGSQTNREAFWSYIDPCLPVSRKESEALADAFYDGEFNRAVSATQPTELSDAVVKLAKSKGMKVYLATNPVFPRCATMNRIQWAGLDAEDFEVITTYEDNGYSKPNIEYFRQILTKFNLNPEECLMIGNDVEEDLVIRRLGVKTFLVTDTMENKKGLPVETDYQGTMEELYRFVEKL; encoded by the coding sequence ATGGAGATCAAGCATCTTTTATTTGACCTGGATGGGACATTACTGCCGATGGTTCAGGAAGAATTTGTAAAATTTTATATGCCGCTTTTGGCAAAAGCGTATCTGGAGGCAGGAGTCAGGATCGATCCAAAGAAATTTATAGGAGCAGTATGGAAAGGATATGAGGCCATGGTGAAGAATGATGGGAGTCAGACGAACCGGGAAGCTTTCTGGTCCTATATTGATCCCTGCCTTCCGGTATCGAGAAAAGAGTCCGAGGCACTTGCAGATGCATTTTATGACGGGGAGTTTAACCGGGCAGTCAGTGCAACGCAGCCGACAGAGTTGTCAGATGCAGTCGTGAAACTGGCAAAGTCCAAAGGTATGAAAGTTTATCTTGCTACCAACCCGGTATTCCCACGTTGTGCAACAATGAATCGGATTCAATGGGCAGGACTGGATGCAGAAGATTTTGAGGTGATCACAACCTATGAAGACAACGGGTACAGCAAGCCGAATATAGAATATTTCAGGCAGATCCTGACAAAATTCAACCTGAACCCGGAAGAATGTCTGATGATCGGAAATGATGTAGAAGAGGATCTGGTCATCCGCAGGCTGGGAGTGAAGACGTTTCTTGTAACGGATACGATGGAAAATAAAAAGGGACTTCCGGTGGAGACCGATTATCAGGGAACGATGGAAGAATTATACCGCTTTGTAGAAAAGCTGTAG
- a CDS encoding CorA family divalent cation transporter, protein MIFKFGGQLQPVEIEEWEAERSPAVFVTDARHAEETLARAGIIYENEIRLEKIGFCKIENQQECVAGTLCIPKLLDVLNSRYRMFFFVNRYHIVIVDDEDFSLRLIRRIQRKRMHQGETKEQFLYNFIAEFMSRDQEMLVAYERRLLRMEEDVTQEHTETFQNRLMPIRRELLNLRSYYDEMMDLTKELEENENGFFLKKHLKYFGTLSDRADRLMSRTVHLLEYAQQVKEAYQAQIDARQNSNMQFLTVLSTIFFPLTLITGWFGMNFRDMPGLDNGYPAVMALSVIVILICIYIFKKKKII, encoded by the coding sequence ATGATATTTAAATTTGGCGGACAACTGCAGCCTGTAGAAATAGAAGAGTGGGAAGCAGAGAGAAGCCCTGCGGTGTTTGTGACGGATGCACGACACGCAGAGGAAACGCTTGCAAGGGCGGGGATCATTTATGAAAATGAGATCCGCCTGGAAAAGATCGGATTCTGTAAGATAGAAAACCAGCAGGAGTGCGTTGCGGGAACGCTTTGCATTCCGAAGTTGCTGGATGTACTGAACAGTCGATACAGGATGTTCTTTTTTGTGAACCGTTATCATATTGTGATCGTGGATGATGAAGATTTTTCACTCCGGCTGATCCGGCGGATCCAGAGGAAGAGGATGCATCAGGGAGAGACAAAGGAACAGTTTCTTTATAATTTTATTGCAGAGTTTATGAGCCGGGATCAGGAAATGCTTGTGGCATATGAGCGAAGGCTTCTGAGGATGGAAGAAGATGTGACGCAGGAGCATACGGAGACGTTTCAGAACCGGCTGATGCCGATCCGGCGAGAACTTCTGAATCTGAGAAGCTATTATGATGAAATGATGGATCTGACAAAAGAACTGGAAGAAAATGAGAATGGATTTTTCCTGAAGAAGCATCTGAAATATTTTGGTACGCTGTCTGACCGTGCAGATCGTCTGATGAGCAGAACTGTTCATCTTCTGGAATATGCCCAGCAGGTAAAAGAAGCGTATCAGGCACAGATCGATGCACGTCAGAACAGTAATATGCAGTTCCTGACCGTTTTGTCTACGATCTTTTTCCCGTTGACCCTGATCACGGGATGGTTTGGAATGAACTTCAGAGATATGCCGGGACTGGATAATGGATATCCGGCAGTTATGGCATTGAGTGTGATAGTGATTCTTATCTGTATCTATATTTTTAAGAAAAAGAAGATCATCTGA
- a CDS encoding ABC transporter ATP-binding protein, which translates to MHTLKKFIHYYQPYKLVFFIDLICAAIISLVDLSYPQILRTMTKTLFTRDTAVILHALPWIASGLLLMYLIQSLCKYYVSYQGHMMGANMERDMRQQLFDHYEELSFSYYSQNNSGQMMSKLVSDLFDISEFAHHGPENLFISVVKIIGAFIFLFMINHKLAFPLAILVVVMFLFSFRQNRKMQETFMENRRKIGDINASLQDTLSGIRIVQSFANEDLEREKFKKSNHAFLLSKNDNYHCMGSFMSSNLFFQGLMYLITLVYGGYLIARGQMQAADLAMYALYIGIFISPIQILVELVEMMQKGLSGFRRFLDVMETVPEIQDAPDAVDLTNVKGRVCYEDVSFHYSDDDTTVLSNVSIEIPAGRSVALVGPSGSGKTTICSLLPRFYDVTAGRITIDGQDIRHLTLKSLRSQIGMVQQDVYLFSGTIRDNIAYGKPDASDEEIIAAAKRANIHDFIMELPQQYETFVGERGARLSGGQKQRISIARVFLKNPPILILDEATSALDNESERKIQKSLEELSKNRTTITIAHRLSTIKGSDEIIVITENGIAERGTHEFLLQKGGIYAKYYQM; encoded by the coding sequence ATGCATACATTAAAAAAATTCATCCACTATTATCAACCTTATAAACTGGTCTTTTTTATTGATCTGATCTGTGCTGCCATCATCAGTCTGGTAGATCTTTCCTACCCGCAGATTCTCAGAACTATGACGAAGACTTTATTTACCAGAGATACTGCTGTCATTCTCCATGCACTTCCATGGATCGCTTCAGGACTTCTCCTGATGTACCTGATCCAGAGTCTCTGCAAATATTATGTAAGTTATCAGGGACATATGATGGGAGCGAACATGGAACGGGATATGCGCCAACAGCTTTTTGACCATTATGAGGAGCTTTCTTTCTCCTATTACAGTCAGAACAATTCCGGTCAGATGATGAGCAAACTGGTCAGTGATCTTTTTGATATTTCGGAATTTGCCCATCATGGTCCTGAAAATTTGTTCATCTCTGTTGTAAAGATCATTGGTGCATTTATTTTTCTTTTTATGATCAACCACAAACTGGCTTTTCCATTAGCGATCCTGGTCGTTGTGATGTTCCTCTTTTCTTTCAGGCAGAACCGCAAGATGCAGGAAACTTTCATGGAAAACCGCCGCAAGATTGGAGATATCAACGCCAGTCTGCAGGACACTCTTTCCGGTATCCGGATCGTACAGTCCTTCGCAAATGAAGATCTGGAACGTGAAAAATTTAAGAAAAGCAACCATGCCTTTCTTCTTTCCAAAAATGATAACTACCACTGCATGGGATCTTTTATGAGTTCCAATTTATTTTTTCAGGGACTGATGTATCTTATTACACTGGTCTATGGCGGTTATCTGATCGCCCGGGGACAGATGCAGGCTGCAGACCTTGCAATGTATGCACTGTATATTGGTATCTTTATCAGTCCGATCCAGATTCTTGTAGAACTGGTGGAAATGATGCAGAAAGGGCTTTCCGGTTTCCGACGGTTTCTCGATGTCATGGAAACTGTTCCCGAGATCCAGGATGCACCCGATGCCGTTGATCTTACAAATGTAAAAGGAAGAGTCTGCTATGAGGATGTATCCTTTCATTATAGTGATGATGATACAACGGTTCTTTCCAATGTATCCATTGAGATCCCTGCCGGCAGATCTGTCGCTCTGGTGGGTCCTTCCGGCAGCGGAAAGACTACAATCTGTTCTCTGCTGCCCCGCTTCTACGATGTGACAGCCGGACGCATTACGATCGACGGCCAGGATATCCGCCATCTCACCCTGAAAAGCCTGCGTTCACAGATTGGTATGGTACAGCAGGATGTCTACCTGTTCTCAGGAACGATCCGTGATAATATTGCCTACGGAAAACCGGATGCCTCTGACGAAGAGATCATTGCCGCTGCAAAACGTGCAAACATCCACGACTTTATCATGGAACTTCCACAGCAGTATGAAACCTTTGTCGGAGAACGTGGTGCCCGTCTCTCCGGTGGTCAGAAGCAGCGGATTTCCATTGCCCGTGTCTTCCTGAAAAACCCTCCGATCCTGATCCTGGATGAAGCTACCAGTGCATTGGATAATGAGAGTGAACGAAAGATCCAGAAAAGCCTGGAAGAACTTTCCAAAAACCGCACAACGATCACCATCGCTCATCGTCTTTCCACGATCAAAGGTTCTGATGAGATCATCGTCATCACCGAAAATGGAATTGCAGAGCGTGGAACGCATGAGTTTCTCCTGCAAAAAGGCGGAATTTACGCCAAATATTATCAGATGTAA
- a CDS encoding tRNA dihydrouridine synthase, whose protein sequence is MKIYLAPLEGITGHIYRTALKECFDGFDKYFIPFISPNQKGHFSTREKKDVLPENNRGVLAVPQILTNQAEDFIETAKKLAEYGYEEVNLNLGCPSRTVVTKGRGAGFLEEPDRLDRFLDEIFKKREWKISVKTRIGMSEPEEFEELLKIYNRYPLEELIVHPRLQKDFYKNTPNLDVFAMAAEESRNPLCYNGDICNAEDLKRLRERFPKLDCVMVGRGVLADPALGRVLKGGGQAEKAELRKFHDLLYRAYCEEMSGDRTVLYKMKELWFYFSGLFTNGKKYYKKIKKCERCVIYESIVNELFMKEEVIHG, encoded by the coding sequence ATGAAAATTTATCTTGCCCCGCTTGAAGGGATTACAGGACATATATACAGAACAGCATTAAAAGAGTGCTTTGACGGATTTGACAAGTATTTTATTCCTTTTATCAGTCCGAACCAGAAAGGGCATTTCAGCACGAGGGAAAAGAAAGATGTGTTGCCGGAAAATAACCGTGGTGTTCTGGCAGTGCCGCAGATTTTGACGAACCAGGCAGAGGATTTTATAGAGACAGCTAAAAAGCTTGCAGAGTATGGATATGAAGAAGTGAATCTGAACCTTGGCTGTCCTTCCCGGACGGTTGTTACGAAAGGGCGTGGAGCAGGGTTCCTTGAAGAGCCGGATCGGCTGGATCGTTTTCTGGATGAAATCTTCAAGAAGCGTGAATGGAAGATTTCGGTGAAGACAAGGATCGGAATGAGTGAACCGGAAGAATTTGAAGAACTCCTGAAGATCTATAACCGGTATCCGTTGGAAGAGCTGATCGTACATCCAAGGCTGCAAAAGGATTTCTATAAAAATACACCGAATCTGGATGTATTTGCCATGGCGGCAGAAGAGAGCAGAAATCCACTCTGCTATAATGGGGATATCTGTAACGCGGAAGATCTGAAGAGGCTCAGAGAGCGGTTTCCGAAGCTGGATTGCGTGATGGTTGGACGCGGAGTGCTGGCAGACCCGGCACTGGGAAGAGTCCTGAAAGGCGGAGGGCAGGCAGAAAAGGCAGAACTCAGAAAGTTCCATGATCTTTTATACCGGGCATATTGTGAGGAAATGTCTGGTGACAGAACGGTATTATATAAGATGAAAGAATTGTGGTTTTATTTCTCGGGACTTTTTACGAATGGGAAAAAGTATTATAAAAAGATAAAAAAATGTGAAAGATGTGTTATTTACGAGAGTATTGTAAATGAGCTTTTTATGAAGGAAGAGGTTATACATGGTTGA
- a CDS encoding phosphatase PAP2 family protein: protein MVDALLKMDGEILLFIQDHIRQEWMDWFWKAVTHLGDGGVFWILLGIILLFSKKTRPAGVAALLALLVGALITNVCLKNFVARIRPYEVVEGLRLMIERQRDYSFPSGHTSASFAAACALVRTLPQKWGTVCMILAGVIALSRLYVGVHYPSDVLGGMVVGIFAGWAGWKLMQMLMLQMEKKRRSV, encoded by the coding sequence ATGGTTGATGCATTATTAAAGATGGACGGAGAAATTCTGCTTTTTATCCAGGATCATATCCGGCAGGAATGGATGGACTGGTTCTGGAAAGCAGTGACTCATCTGGGAGACGGAGGTGTTTTCTGGATTCTGCTGGGAATAATTCTTCTGTTTTCCAAAAAGACAAGACCTGCGGGAGTTGCCGCATTGCTGGCACTGCTGGTGGGGGCGTTGATCACGAATGTCTGCCTGAAAAATTTTGTGGCAAGGATAAGACCTTATGAAGTGGTAGAGGGACTCAGGCTGATGATCGAACGTCAGAGGGATTACTCTTTCCCGTCGGGGCATACGAGTGCTTCTTTTGCGGCAGCCTGTGCATTAGTCAGGACATTGCCCCAAAAATGGGGAACAGTCTGCATGATTCTTGCAGGTGTGATCGCCCTGTCAAGGTTGTATGTCGGTGTCCATTATCCAAGTGATGTCCTTGGAGGAATGGTGGTCGGAATTTTTGCCGGCTGGGCAGGATGGAAACTGATGCAGATGCTGATGTTGCAGATGGAGAAAAAAAGAAGATCAGTTTAA
- a CDS encoding HD domain-containing protein, whose protein sequence is MDFEHVKAVFEEYLNGYDRENDKVKLKIVHTYGVIRCSEEIGRRMGLQAEDMELAKLIALLHDIGRFEQLKRFNSFEADTMDHATYGVQVLFEEGMIRQFIEEDTWDDVIRTAIAKHSDYELTGITDERTLLHARLIRDADKLDNCRVKLEDAMETLLDLSADEVGKYAISPKVREDAFAGKCICSKDRRTPMDYWVSYVAYFYDLNFRETLDIVAEEQYVKRIIGRVPYTNEQTKKTMEELERQLTEYVRRK, encoded by the coding sequence ATGGATTTTGAACATGTGAAGGCGGTATTTGAGGAATATCTGAATGGATATGACCGTGAGAATGATAAAGTAAAGCTGAAGATCGTACATACCTATGGTGTGATCCGGTGCAGTGAGGAGATCGGACGGCGGATGGGGCTTCAGGCAGAAGATATGGAACTTGCGAAGCTGATCGCACTGCTGCATGATATCGGACGGTTTGAACAGTTGAAGCGGTTCAACAGCTTTGAGGCTGATACAATGGATCATGCAACTTATGGAGTACAGGTCTTATTTGAAGAGGGAATGATCCGTCAGTTTATTGAGGAAGATACATGGGACGATGTGATCAGAACTGCGATCGCAAAGCACAGCGATTACGAACTGACAGGTATTACAGACGAGAGGACGCTGCTTCATGCGAGATTGATCCGGGATGCAGACAAGCTGGATAACTGCCGGGTGAAACTGGAAGATGCCATGGAGACGCTGTTGGATCTGTCTGCGGATGAGGTGGGAAAGTACGCAATTTCACCGAAAGTACGTGAAGATGCATTTGCGGGAAAATGCATCTGTTCCAAAGACAGGAGAACCCCGATGGATTACTGGGTTTCCTATGTGGCATATTTTTATGATCTGAATTTTCGGGAGACACTGGACATTGTGGCAGAAGAGCAGTATGTAAAGCGGATCATCGGACGTGTGCCATATACAAATGAACAGACGAAAAAGACGATGGAAGAGCTGGAACGGCAGCTTACAGAGTATGTGAGAAGGAAGTAA
- a CDS encoding LysR family transcriptional regulator encodes MDMNIQKYKAFVTTVSCGSFTKAAEILNYSQSGISRMIHDLEKEWKVILLERSKLGVRLTSSGMKLLPYAENVCKEYEKLQTEVDELQGLKSGLIRIGTFSSVATHWLPNIIREFQKDYPEIDYEMLLGDYTEIEEWILEGRVDCGFLRLPTHAELDTVFLEQDRLLVVLPEGHPLAEYRKIPVSALCEEPFMLLEKGAKAEVSEIFERSHLTPKVHFTTWDDYAIMAMVEGGLGISVLPELILKRIPYRIVARELEIPAYRNIGLAMRSRKTAQPAVQRFLEYLQYRQVEKTEKINYNL; translated from the coding sequence ATGGATATGAATATACAAAAATATAAAGCGTTTGTAACAACAGTTTCGTGTGGCAGTTTCACGAAAGCAGCAGAGATTCTGAACTATTCGCAGTCAGGGATCAGCCGGATGATCCATGATCTTGAAAAGGAATGGAAGGTGATCCTGCTGGAGCGGAGTAAATTAGGAGTCAGGCTGACCAGCAGTGGAATGAAGCTTTTACCTTATGCAGAAAATGTCTGCAAAGAATATGAAAAGCTGCAGACCGAAGTGGATGAACTGCAGGGACTGAAGTCAGGACTGATCCGGATCGGTACATTTTCCAGTGTTGCTACGCACTGGCTGCCGAATATCATCCGGGAATTTCAGAAAGATTATCCTGAGATTGATTATGAGATGTTGCTGGGCGATTATACAGAGATCGAAGAATGGATTCTGGAAGGAAGAGTGGACTGTGGTTTTTTAAGACTTCCGACGCATGCAGAACTGGACACAGTCTTTTTGGAACAGGACAGACTGCTGGTCGTACTCCCGGAAGGACATCCGCTTGCTGAATATCGGAAAATTCCGGTGAGTGCTTTATGCGAGGAACCGTTTATGCTGTTGGAAAAAGGAGCAAAAGCAGAAGTTTCGGAAATTTTTGAAAGAAGTCACCTGACACCAAAAGTACATTTTACAACGTGGGATGACTATGCCATCATGGCTATGGTGGAGGGCGGACTCGGGATCAGTGTTTTGCCGGAACTGATCCTGAAGAGGATTCCCTACAGGATCGTGGCAAGAGAGCTGGAAATCCCGGCATACCGGAATATCGGACTGGCGATGAGAAGCAGGAAGACAGCACAGCCTGCGGTACAGAGATTTTTAGAATATCTTCAGTACAGACAGGTTGAGAAGACAGAAAAAATAAACTATAATTTATGA
- the ppk1 gene encoding polyphosphate kinase 1, with translation MESIYMNRELSWLKFNARVLEEAESQEVPLCERMTFVSIYQSNLDEFFMVRVGSLQDQMLLDHEIRENKTNMTAQEQIHEILKEVKKLNRRKDQVYTELMKKIEGYGIKLIDFASAKPDEKKFLESYFNQEIMPLSSPTIVAKRQPFPFLRNEEIYAVVVLETRNKKEKIGIIPCSNNMLPRMIELPGGKGRYMLLEELILHYIGKVFKGYKVKGKSLIRVVRNADIDADALYDEDLDYREFMADLMKQRKKLSPVRLDMSREMDQAVIEALCRYLEITPDRVFKSEAPLDLSFIFQIQDLLRKNSELFYEKRVPQKSPDFRENESILDQIREEDKLLSYPYESIRPFLKMLTEAAEDESVISIKMTLYRLAKQSKVVEALCEAAENGKEVVVLVELRARFDEENNIRWSRMLEQAGCQIIYGLEGYKVHSKLCLITRRSEKGIEYITQIGTGNYNEKTARLYTDLCLMTVNEQIGMEAARVFQALTKGEIIEEVDHLMVAPKCLQSKVIALIDEEIRHKKQGEDAYIGLKLNSLTDKRIIDKLVEASKAGVRVDMIIRGICCMVPGIKGETENVHIISIVGRFLEHSRIYIFGCGERTKYYIGSADFMTRNTVKRVEVATPVYSEKIKKRIRGLFDLMLSDNKKARTEDYHGKYSMIKCEGQPCNSQEMLYQEAYDRAAIKTENKVVE, from the coding sequence ATGGAATCTATTTATATGAATCGTGAATTGTCATGGCTGAAATTTAATGCAAGAGTTTTGGAAGAGGCAGAGAGCCAGGAAGTCCCGCTCTGTGAGAGAATGACGTTTGTATCGATCTACCAGAGTAATCTGGATGAGTTTTTTATGGTACGTGTAGGATCATTGCAGGATCAGATGCTTCTGGATCACGAAATCCGGGAAAATAAAACGAATATGACAGCACAGGAACAGATCCATGAAATTCTGAAGGAAGTAAAGAAGTTGAACCGCCGGAAGGATCAGGTATATACAGAACTGATGAAGAAGATTGAAGGGTATGGAATTAAACTAATTGACTTTGCCAGTGCAAAGCCGGATGAAAAGAAATTTCTGGAATCATATTTTAACCAGGAGATCATGCCGCTGAGTTCTCCGACGATTGTTGCAAAAAGACAGCCGTTTCCCTTTCTCAGGAATGAAGAAATCTACGCAGTCGTAGTACTTGAAACGAGAAATAAAAAGGAAAAGATTGGAATTATTCCGTGCAGTAATAATATGCTGCCAAGGATGATAGAACTTCCGGGAGGAAAAGGACGGTATATGCTGCTGGAAGAACTGATCCTCCATTATATCGGAAAAGTATTTAAAGGTTATAAAGTCAAGGGGAAATCTCTGATCCGCGTGGTGAGGAATGCAGATATTGATGCAGATGCCCTGTATGATGAAGATCTGGATTATCGGGAGTTTATGGCAGATCTGATGAAGCAGAGAAAGAAACTTTCACCGGTGCGGCTGGATATGTCAAGAGAGATGGATCAGGCGGTGATCGAGGCATTATGCCGGTATCTGGAGATCACACCGGACCGGGTATTCAAGAGTGAAGCACCGTTGGATCTTTCATTTATTTTTCAGATCCAGGATCTGCTGAGAAAGAACAGTGAGCTTTTCTACGAAAAGCGTGTGCCACAGAAAAGTCCTGATTTCAGGGAAAATGAAAGTATACTGGATCAGATCCGGGAAGAAGATAAGCTCTTGTCTTACCCCTACGAATCGATCCGTCCGTTTCTTAAGATGCTGACAGAGGCAGCAGAGGACGAAAGTGTGATTTCAATTAAAATGACGCTCTACCGTCTTGCCAAACAGAGTAAGGTAGTGGAAGCATTATGCGAAGCAGCTGAAAATGGAAAAGAAGTTGTTGTACTGGTGGAGCTCCGGGCAAGATTTGATGAAGAGAACAATATCCGTTGGTCAAGAATGCTGGAGCAGGCAGGGTGTCAGATCATTTACGGACTGGAAGGTTATAAAGTACATTCCAAACTCTGTCTGATCACGAGGCGTAGTGAGAAAGGCATTGAATATATCACGCAGATCGGAACAGGAAATTATAATGAAAAGACGGCAAGACTGTATACGGATCTTTGCCTGATGACGGTAAATGAACAGATTGGGATGGAGGCTGCCAGAGTATTTCAGGCATTGACAAAAGGTGAGATCATTGAGGAAGTAGACCATCTTATGGTTGCACCAAAGTGTCTGCAGTCAAAAGTAATTGCTCTGATCGACGAAGAGATCCGCCATAAAAAGCAGGGAGAAGACGCTTATATCGGATTGAAACTGAATTCCCTGACGGATAAAAGGATCATTGATAAACTGGTTGAGGCATCTAAAGCAGGAGTCAGAGTAGACATGATCATAAGAGGAATTTGCTGCATGGTTCCGGGGATAAAAGGTGAGACGGAAAACGTTCATATCATCAGTATTGTCGGAAGATTCCTGGAACATTCCAGGATCTATATCTTCGGCTGTGGAGAAAGAACGAAATATTATATTGGTTCTGCCGACTTTATGACAAGAAATACAGTAAAGCGTGTCGAAGTGGCAACTCCGGTTTATTCAGAAAAAATAAAGAAACGGATCCGTGGACTTTTTGATCTGATGCTCAGCGATAATAAAAAAGCAAGAACAGAGGATTACCATGGAAAGTATTCTATGATAAAATGTGAAGGACAGCCATGTAATTCACAAGAAATGCTCTATCAGGAGGCATATGACCGGGCTGCAATAAAGACGGAAAATAAGGTGGTAGAATGA
- the proB gene encoding glutamate 5-kinase, translated as MGLYNNRIVVKVGTSTLTNDAGKSDLRTTDRLVCVLSDIQNMGYEVVLVSSGAIAVGRNKLNMTSKPDSMRMKQAAAAVGQCSLMYLYDKFFGDYDKTVAQILLNAEDIEQEEKKENLINTFNALLEMGVIPIVNENDSVSYKEIESEDRLFGDNDMLSAVVAVLCRARHLVILSDIDGFYDHDPRLYPNAKLIEQIDTIDDSVYALAGGAGSRRGTGGMRTKLQAAALATSQGTDTIVTNGKHPEALYDIVKGLHAGTLFPGKI; from the coding sequence ATGGGACTTTATAATAACCGGATTGTAGTAAAAGTTGGAACTTCTACACTGACAAATGATGCAGGAAAAAGTGATCTCAGAACGACAGACCGACTGGTCTGCGTACTTTCTGATATCCAGAATATGGGATATGAAGTTGTTCTCGTTTCTTCGGGTGCGATCGCCGTCGGACGGAACAAATTAAATATGACCTCCAAACCGGACAGCATGCGTATGAAACAGGCTGCTGCTGCGGTTGGACAGTGCAGTCTGATGTATCTTTATGACAAATTTTTCGGAGATTATGACAAGACTGTTGCACAGATTCTTCTCAATGCGGAAGATATCGAACAGGAAGAAAAAAAGGAAAATCTTATCAATACTTTCAATGCACTTTTAGAGATGGGTGTGATCCCGATCGTAAATGAAAATGATTCCGTAAGTTATAAGGAAATCGAATCAGAAGACCGCCTTTTCGGAGATAATGATATGCTTTCTGCTGTCGTAGCTGTCCTCTGCCGTGCCAGACATCTGGTTATCCTTTCAGATATTGACGGATTCTACGACCATGATCCACGCCTTTACCCAAATGCAAAGCTGATCGAACAGATTGATACCATTGATGACAGTGTTTATGCACTGGCAGGCGGTGCCGGTTCCAGACGCGGTACAGGTGGTATGAGAACCAAACTTCAGGCTGCCGCACTGGCAACCTCCCAGGGAACCGATACCATCGTCACCAACGGAAAGCACCCTGAAGCTTTATATGATATTGTCAAAGGACTGCATGCCGGAACTTTATTCCCGGGGAAAATCTGA
- a CDS encoding IS110 family transposase — protein sequence MHNKNYISVGIDVGSAFSFMTILAPDETVILKPFKITHNNKDSLERAVSEIKKAEELYSLESRTFLESTGIYHFPLFCYLVDCGFNASIINPIITHSTKNGNIRKVKNDKIDSKGIAKLGLSKDIPVSQFPAKLVLELRSLTRKYYDLTDERSAHINKLKGDLHTVFPQYLDVFCDVTGKTSTMILRQYGTPDKILRGHKKTMIEKISKASRKGLAKASERYEKLCAAANAAKTFGCQIDSIYFNIFLTLDLVEKLDSALDSILNRIRQLITFNKNEKFIQQIKLLNTIPGVGFLTAVTIMCEIGDFSAFRNPKQLFAYFGLDPEVNESGKFVGTQLHMSKRGSRIARRAIFAVALASIRTKRNGEGINPYLRKYYELKSGQKPKMVAIGAVMHKVCNIVFAVLRDEKAFELRSPEEHCKQYQRPALAAA from the coding sequence ATGCATAACAAAAACTATATTTCCGTCGGCATTGATGTCGGTTCAGCTTTTAGCTTTATGACAATTCTTGCGCCAGACGAAACAGTGATCTTGAAACCTTTCAAGATTACTCACAATAATAAGGATTCTTTGGAACGAGCTGTTTCTGAAATTAAAAAAGCAGAAGAGCTGTATTCCTTAGAAAGTCGCACCTTTCTAGAATCCACTGGGATTTATCATTTCCCGCTCTTCTGCTATCTTGTTGATTGTGGTTTTAACGCGTCCATAATCAATCCTATTATTACACATTCTACTAAGAATGGAAATATCAGAAAAGTAAAAAATGATAAAATCGATTCTAAAGGTATTGCCAAACTAGGATTATCAAAAGATATTCCTGTTTCCCAGTTCCCAGCAAAGCTGGTTCTTGAACTGCGTAGCCTTACCCGTAAGTATTACGATTTAACTGATGAGCGTTCTGCTCATATCAATAAACTTAAAGGAGACCTGCATACCGTGTTTCCTCAGTATCTTGACGTTTTCTGTGATGTTACCGGCAAGACCTCAACAATGATTCTTCGCCAGTACGGTACTCCAGACAAGATACTTCGTGGTCATAAGAAGACCATGATTGAAAAAATATCAAAAGCTTCACGAAAAGGTCTTGCCAAAGCTTCTGAAAGATATGAGAAACTCTGTGCTGCAGCTAATGCTGCAAAGACATTTGGATGTCAAATAGACAGTATCTACTTCAATATCTTTTTAACTTTGGACCTTGTTGAAAAGCTTGATTCTGCTTTGGATTCCATACTGAATCGTATTAGGCAGCTGATTACATTCAATAAAAACGAGAAGTTTATTCAGCAGATTAAACTTTTAAATACAATCCCAGGTGTTGGCTTTCTGACTGCTGTAACAATCATGTGCGAAATAGGTGATTTCTCAGCATTCCGTAATCCAAAACAACTTTTTGCTTACTTCGGATTAGATCCTGAAGTAAATGAATCTGGAAAATTCGTTGGCACTCAGTTACATATGAGCAAACGTGGCTCCAGAATCGCGCGCCGTGCTATCTTTGCAGTAGCACTCGCCTCCATTCGTACAAAACGTAATGGAGAGGGCATCAATCCATACCTCCGTAAGTATTACGAATTAAAGTCTGGACAAAAGCCTAAGATGGTTGCAATCGGTGCTGTAATGCATAAAGTCTGCAACATCGTATTTGCTGTTCTTCGTGATGAAAAGGCATTTGAGCTTCGGTCACCAGAAGAACACTGTAAGCAGTATCAAAGACCTGCTTTAGCAGCTGCATAA